From Neomonachus schauinslandi chromosome 12, ASM220157v2, whole genome shotgun sequence, the proteins below share one genomic window:
- the NEUROD6 gene encoding neurogenic differentiation factor 6 isoform X1 — MLTLPFDESVVMPESQMCRKFSRECEDQKQIKKPESFSKQIVLRGKSIKRAPGEETEKEEEEEDREEEDENGLPRRRGLRKKKTTKLRLERVKFRRQEANARERNRMHGLNDALDNLRKVVPCYSKTQKLSKIETLRLAKNYIWALSEILRIGKRPDLLTFVQNLCKGLSQPTTNLVAGCLQLNARSFLMGQGGEAAHHTRSPYSTFYPPYHSPELTTPPGHGTLDNSKSMKPYNYCSAYESFYESTSPECASPQFEGPLSPPPINYNGIFSLKQEETLDYGKNYNYGMHYCAVPPRGPLGQGAMFRLPTDSHFPYDLHLRSQSLTMQDELNAVFHN, encoded by the coding sequence ATGTTAACACTACCGTTTGATGAGTCTGTTGTAATGCCAGAATCCCAGATGTGCAGAAAGTTTTCTAGAGAATGTGAGGACCAGAAGCAAATTAAGAAACCAGAAAGCTTTTCCAAACAGATTGTCCTTCGAGGAAAGAGCATCAAAAGGGCCCCAGGAGAAGAAAccgagaaggaagaagaggaggaagacagggaggaggaagatgaaaatGGCTTGCCCAGAAGGAGGggtcttaggaaaaaaaagacgACCAAACTCCGACTGGAGAGGGTCAAGTTCAGGAGACAGGAAGCTAACGCACGCGAGAGAAACAGGATGCACGGCCTCAACGACGCTCTGGACAATTTAAGAAAAGTGGTCCCCTGCTATTCCAAAACCCAAAAACTGTCCAAAATAGAAACTTTACGACTGGCCAAAAACTACATCTGGGCACTTTCTGAAATTCTGAGAATCGGCAAGAGACCTGATCTGCTCACGTTCGTCCAAAACTTATGCAAAGGTCTTTCCCAGCCAACTACAAACTTGGTGGCAGGCTGCTTGCAGCTCAATGCCAGGAGTTTCCTGATGGGTCAAGGTGGGGAGGCTGCGCACCACACAAGGTCACCCTACTCTACTTTCTACCCGCCCTACCACAGCCCTGAGCTCACCACTCCCCCAGGGCATGGAACTCTTGATAATTCCAAGTCCATGAAACCCTACAATTATTGCAGTGCATATGAATCCTTCTATGAAAGCACTTCCCCTGAGTGTGCCAGCCCTCAGTTTGAAGGTCCCTTAAGTCCTCCCCCAATTAACTATAATGGGATATTTTCCCTGAAGCAAGAAGAAACCTTGGACTATGGCAAAAATTACAATTACGGCATGCATTACTGTGCAgtgccacccaggggtccccttGGGCAGGGTGCCATGTTCAGGTTGCCCACCGACAGCCACTTCCCTTACGACTTACATCTGCGCAGTCAATCTCTCACCATGCAAGATGAATTAAATGCAGTTTTTCATAattaa
- the NEUROD6 gene encoding neurogenic differentiation factor 6 isoform X2, whose translation MKLKPKIVLRGKSIKRAPGEETEKEEEEEDREEEDENGLPRRRGLRKKKTTKLRLERVKFRRQEANARERNRMHGLNDALDNLRKVVPCYSKTQKLSKIETLRLAKNYIWALSEILRIGKRPDLLTFVQNLCKGLSQPTTNLVAGCLQLNARSFLMGQGGEAAHHTRSPYSTFYPPYHSPELTTPPGHGTLDNSKSMKPYNYCSAYESFYESTSPECASPQFEGPLSPPPINYNGIFSLKQEETLDYGKNYNYGMHYCAVPPRGPLGQGAMFRLPTDSHFPYDLHLRSQSLTMQDELNAVFHN comes from the exons atgaaattaaaaCCTAAG ATTGTCCTTCGAGGAAAGAGCATCAAAAGGGCCCCAGGAGAAGAAAccgagaaggaagaagaggaggaagacagggaggaggaagatgaaaatGGCTTGCCCAGAAGGAGGggtcttaggaaaaaaaagacgACCAAACTCCGACTGGAGAGGGTCAAGTTCAGGAGACAGGAAGCTAACGCACGCGAGAGAAACAGGATGCACGGCCTCAACGACGCTCTGGACAATTTAAGAAAAGTGGTCCCCTGCTATTCCAAAACCCAAAAACTGTCCAAAATAGAAACTTTACGACTGGCCAAAAACTACATCTGGGCACTTTCTGAAATTCTGAGAATCGGCAAGAGACCTGATCTGCTCACGTTCGTCCAAAACTTATGCAAAGGTCTTTCCCAGCCAACTACAAACTTGGTGGCAGGCTGCTTGCAGCTCAATGCCAGGAGTTTCCTGATGGGTCAAGGTGGGGAGGCTGCGCACCACACAAGGTCACCCTACTCTACTTTCTACCCGCCCTACCACAGCCCTGAGCTCACCACTCCCCCAGGGCATGGAACTCTTGATAATTCCAAGTCCATGAAACCCTACAATTATTGCAGTGCATATGAATCCTTCTATGAAAGCACTTCCCCTGAGTGTGCCAGCCCTCAGTTTGAAGGTCCCTTAAGTCCTCCCCCAATTAACTATAATGGGATATTTTCCCTGAAGCAAGAAGAAACCTTGGACTATGGCAAAAATTACAATTACGGCATGCATTACTGTGCAgtgccacccaggggtccccttGGGCAGGGTGCCATGTTCAGGTTGCCCACCGACAGCCACTTCCCTTACGACTTACATCTGCGCAGTCAATCTCTCACCATGCAAGATGAATTAAATGCAGTTTTTCATAattaa